Proteins from a genomic interval of Yarrowia lipolytica chromosome 1E, complete sequence:
- a CDS encoding uncharacterized protein (Compare to YALI0E18876g, weakly similar to uniprot|P41903 Saccharomyces cerevisiae YJR019c TES1 thioesterase peroxisomal) has product MEPFKLAPTPVTLPEYFAFKEFTPKNPEQGVRYFHSVIKPWRPFSSPGTFGGFCLSQGALCAAYTCPKGFVVHNQHSYFLLPGRWDVPFLWRVESVRDGRSYCTREVKAYQPDLGFEFPESPYQQPSDFDFTDPASKKWLAYTAHSSIKLPHKDTMFHEKKLRQDFFAKNVPGGAEGHDLAPDIDIPMWVDWSKDPANGYKLEPHPIEMRKVDMDKVLPAVNKGKDVAERRQLYFFRVPYKLPDDMNYHVAAMLYLSDRNSLFTCMNLRDKVPTLARLASLDHQFTMHDMHSRVDEGWMPMETWTDWAGDCRGQYQGRLFTDEGKLVCTFMQDGLIRTVEEDHDDDDDKKEDDKADNTTRQVPRRRKKKTPAQNLFLKFKAVL; this is encoded by the coding sequence ATGGAACCGTTCAAGCTAGCTCCCACGCCCGTCACTCTGCCCGAGTACTTTGCTTTCAAAGAATTCACTCCTAAGAACCCCGAACAGGGTGTGAGATACTTCCACTCCGTCATCAAGCCGTGGCGCCCTTTCTCGTCTCCTGGCACCTTTGGAGGATTCTGTCTGAGCCAGGGAGCTCTTTGCGCCGCCTACACATGCCCCAAGGGCTTTGTTGTGCACAACCAGCACTCGTACTTCCTTCTTCCGGGTCGTTGGGACGTGCCGTTCCTATGGAGAGTGGAATCTGTGCGAGACGGCCGATCTTACTGCACCCGAGAAGTCAAGGCGTACCAGCCCGATCTCGGATTCGAATTCCCCGAGTCTCCTTACCAACAGCCCTCTGACTTCGACTTCACAGACCCCGCCAGCAAAAAATGGCTCGCCTACACAGCCCATTCCTCCATCAAGCTACCCCACAAAGACACCATGTTCCACGAAAAGAAGCTACGACAGGATTTTTTCGCCAAAAACGTgcctggaggagctgaggGACACGATCTGGCACCCGACATTGACATCCCCATGTGGGTGGACTGGTCCAAGGACCCTGCTAACGGCTACAAGCTGGAACCTCATCCGATAGAGATGCGCAAGGTGGACATGGACAAGGTGCTTCCTGCAGtcaacaagggcaaggacgTGGCCGAGAGACGTCAGCTGTACTTTTTCCGAGTGCCCTACAAGCTGCCTGACGACATGAACTACCATGTGGCAGCCATGCTCTATCTGTCAGATCGAAACTCGCTCTTCACCTGTATGAACCTGAGAGACAAGGTGCCCACTTTGGCGCGCCTGGCATCGCTGGACCATCAGTTTACTATGCATGACATGCACTCTCGTGTGGACGAGGGCTGGATGCCTATGGAGACCTGGACTGACTGGGCTGGAGACTGTCGAGGACAGTACCAGGGCCGACTATTTACAGATGAAGGCAAGCTTGTATGCACATTTATGCAAGACGGTCTGATTCGAACCGTTGAGGAGGACcacgatgacgacgacgacaagaaggaggatgacAAGGCTGATAACACCACCCGACAGGTTCCtcgaagaagaaagaagaagactccTGCTCAGAATTTGTTTCTCAAGTTCAAAGCTGTGCTTTAA